The genomic region TGGTTTTATAACAGCAGGTTCTAGATATCAATGGATCATTGACATTGTTCTTATTAGTATTAGAAACGCGGGATTTATTTTCCCTATATTTATTGGGGCTTTTATATATTTAATTTTTAAGAAAAACAAAGATATTAATGAATGGTTCTTATTGATATCTTTCATTCCTACTTTTTTCTTATCTTTCAATCAAACATATGGGTACATAGTAACATATTTATTTATTACTATAATAGGAACATTTGGTTTCTCTAATATCATTAAAATATATCCTACGAATAAAAAGTATATTCGTCAATTCCTGATCTTAGTTTTGATTCTCAATGTTGCATTTTCATCCTTTTTTACCCATTACAAAACAGGAATCGTAGGGGGATATTATGATTGGTATATGGGAGAGGAAACGTATGTTACTGGTAATTGGATACAAGAATATATTAGTCCAGATGAGTATGCAATAGGAAATGGATTTGAAACAACTCGTTTATTTGCTTCTTATGGTGGTTTGCCTGCTATGTACTCAGATGATGTAAATAATTACATAAATGGATTTCTAGTTCCAAACGAAAGCAATTACCGAAAAAATTCAGTAACAAGCACCGATTTTTATTTTGACAATCCATATGTACTGAAGAGTGGAACGACTTCTTCCGGTCTTTTAAATTGGATGCTTCAATTTCCAATAACAAACAAAAACGCTATTACCTTTGTTGAAGGTCTAAACGTATCCTATTTTTTTGATGATAACTATAGATCTGAACCGTTGTTCCAGTCACTTCCAGCAAATAAACCATTGATATATGACAGTGGAAGGCTAAGCATCTTTGTTTATTAAGGTAGTTAAAATGAACTTATTATTTTATTATCCAATAGGTGGTGGTGCTCCATCAAAAGTATCAAGAGATATATTTAAGAAGCTGTTCATCAATCAAAAACAGGTAAACATAGATGAAATTAGTATATTCTCTAAAAGAAAATATGTAAGTTCTCTAAAAGAAGAATTTCCTGATATTAATATATTATGCTGGAGCAATTTAATATCTCTCTCTTCTAACTATATAGTGCACATACCAGTTTTACCGACAATTTTGCCTAACAGCAAATTCTTGCTCTATCTTTTTTGCAAAATTAGAGGTTCTAAATTAATATTGCAATATCATGGTGATGTAAGAAGTGAATTAAAAAGTAGTTATAAAGATATTGTTTCTCTGTTGCATATTCTTACTTATATTTTTCTTCCCTTTTTACTTAAAAGTGCTGATACTATCATTACTCATTCCTATTTCATGAATAACAAACTTATAAAATATGGTGTATCCAAAAGCATAGTTATACCAAATGCTATTGGTAATGAGTGGTTTCGGGATGCTAATTATTGTGAACCATCATATTCTATAATGGATAAAAGTATGACTAGTATATTCTATCATGGTAGATTATCATGGGAAAAAGGAATTGATTTGTTAATTGAAGCAATAGCATCTGAAAAATTAAATAGAAAATATACTTTATACATTGCTGGAGAAGGACCTCAAAAAAAAGAACTTGAAAAGATATGTATTGAAAAAAATATTAAGCAGTATGTGTTTTTTTTGGGTTCACTTAATGTTATGGAAATTAAGTCATACCTTAAGAGTGCAGACATTGCTATTTACCCATCTAGATTTGACAATTTTCCACTAGCTGTCCTAGAAGCTTTGTCCGTAGCTGATTGTCCTGTTCATTTCTCTAGAAACATAGGTATTTGTGATTTTATTCAGAAAGAATCTAATTCATTGAATACTTTTGATTTATCGATAGAATCTATTGTGGAATTATTAAACAATTTTAATTTGCTCAATGAGTATGATAAAAAAGAAATGATTGATAATCAAAAAGAATTTGCAAAACAATATACTTGGGATGAAGTCATCTTAAAATATATCCATGTATATAATATGTTGGTGCATGATACGACTGTTGAGTAACTATTTATATTCATGTAACTATGCTGTGATTGATATGAAGTTAACTCTGATACATCCTGCTCATATGGATTATAGGAAAGATTTGTTTGAAAAATTAAATCAAGAGTATGATGTAACTTTTGTTTTCACCAAACAAGGTAGAGGGCAAAAGAATGTGTTTGAAGAACAAGAAAGAATACCAGAGAATTGGAACTACAGTGTTATAAAAACAAATACA from Methanolobus tindarius DSM 2278 harbors:
- a CDS encoding glycosyltransferase family 4 protein, with amino-acid sequence MNLLFYYPIGGGAPSKVSRDIFKKLFINQKQVNIDEISIFSKRKYVSSLKEEFPDINILCWSNLISLSSNYIVHIPVLPTILPNSKFLLYLFCKIRGSKLILQYHGDVRSELKSSYKDIVSLLHILTYIFLPFLLKSADTIITHSYFMNNKLIKYGVSKSIVIPNAIGNEWFRDANYCEPSYSIMDKSMTSIFYHGRLSWEKGIDLLIEAIASEKLNRKYTLYIAGEGPQKKELEKICIEKNIKQYVFFLGSLNVMEIKSYLKSADIAIYPSRFDNFPLAVLEALSVADCPVHFSRNIGICDFIQKESNSLNTFDLSIESIVELLNNFNLLNEYDKKEMIDNQKEFAKQYTWDEVILKYIHVYNMLVHDTTVE